The Thermococcus thermotolerans genome contains a region encoding:
- the cobZ gene encoding alpha-ribazole phosphatase CobZ encodes MRAGEILKKLESKGITLDSMLDTALELYVGDGREKVRERLEKLMLRYLDDINIQALLMAALLLEENFEVEGDPVNLVADELIGIDIAEYIGGKMALFNFFYYDTRKPGILAELPPFLDDAIGGFIAGCMTRLFESEADWP; translated from the coding sequence ATGAGGGCGGGAGAAATCCTCAAAAAACTCGAATCAAAGGGAATAACCCTTGACTCCATGCTCGACACGGCTCTGGAGCTTTACGTGGGGGATGGAAGGGAAAAAGTCCGCGAGAGGCTCGAAAAGCTGATGCTAAGGTATCTCGACGACATCAACATCCAAGCGCTTCTCATGGCGGCGCTCCTGCTTGAGGAGAACTTCGAGGTCGAAGGCGACCCAGTCAATTTAGTGGCGGACGAGCTGATTGGAATAGACATCGCCGAATACATAGGCGGGAAGATGGCGCTCTTCAACTTCTTCTACTACGACACAAGGAAGCCTGGGATTCTGGCCGAGCTTCCGCCGTTTCTTGACGATGCGATAGGCGGCTTCATAGCCGGCTGCATGACGAGGCTCTTCGAATCGGAGGCGGACTGGCCATGA
- a CDS encoding MJ1477/TM1410 family putative glycoside hydrolase codes for MKLLGILLSLLIVLASACLSNAPAREKTSTTSVSPPSQPIPETTSSPAPPVSHTSFPVPSNATSPKIAQQNVTSTTQTTPKGEDSNQIQGLNLSSVRSWVYWLQNASPEAIAKSGFELVVMDYSRNGSDERAYTREEIEMIKRAGVIPIAYLSIGEAEDYRFYWRDGWKKNPPEWLGPGNPDWPGDYAVKYWEEGWKKIVFEYLDRIIAQGFSGVYLDKVDEYWFWAENGYDESWTAKQMIEFIIQIANYTRSKAGKDFIIIPQNGEWLLDYDNGSLLRTVSGWASEDVFYDGLEPSPWTGEKVPLLDRVVEAGKTVLVVDYVDDGTRSDEDLARILNFIEQARKRGYVPYAALEDRELDRLDVIPGVQPPK; via the coding sequence ATGAAACTCCTCGGCATACTCCTCTCGCTCCTCATAGTTTTGGCCTCTGCCTGTCTTTCAAACGCTCCAGCGAGGGAGAAAACCAGCACGACTTCGGTCTCGCCTCCTTCTCAACCCATACCTGAGACGACATCTTCTCCCGCTCCCCCTGTATCGCACACCTCCTTTCCGGTCCCATCGAACGCAACCTCTCCCAAAATAGCTCAGCAAAACGTAACATCAACGACTCAGACCACTCCAAAAGGTGAAGACTCGAACCAAATCCAGGGGCTAAACCTCTCCTCGGTTAGGAGCTGGGTCTACTGGCTCCAGAACGCGAGTCCAGAAGCTATAGCGAAAAGCGGCTTTGAGCTGGTTGTCATGGACTACTCAAGGAACGGGAGCGACGAGAGGGCCTACACGCGGGAGGAAATCGAGATGATTAAAAGGGCCGGGGTAATCCCCATAGCCTACCTCAGCATCGGCGAGGCTGAAGATTATCGCTTCTACTGGAGAGATGGGTGGAAAAAGAACCCTCCCGAGTGGCTCGGGCCGGGGAACCCCGACTGGCCCGGGGATTACGCCGTCAAGTACTGGGAGGAGGGTTGGAAGAAAATAGTCTTTGAGTACCTCGACAGAATCATTGCACAGGGTTTTTCGGGCGTTTACCTTGACAAGGTTGATGAATACTGGTTCTGGGCCGAGAACGGCTACGACGAGAGCTGGACGGCAAAGCAGATGATCGAATTCATAATCCAGATAGCCAACTACACCCGCTCTAAAGCCGGCAAGGACTTCATAATAATCCCCCAGAACGGGGAGTGGCTCCTTGACTACGATAACGGGAGCCTTTTGAGAACAGTCTCCGGCTGGGCGAGTGAAGACGTCTTCTACGACGGCCTTGAGCCAAGTCCCTGGACGGGCGAAAAGGTTCCGCTCCTCGATAGAGTCGTTGAGGCTGGAAAAACCGTTCTAGTTGTTGATTACGTTGACGACGGGACGAGGAGCGATGAAGACCTCGCAAGAATCCTCAACTTTATAGAACAGGCCCGGAAGAGGGGATACGTACCCTACGCGGCCTTGGAGGACAGGGAGCTGGATAGACTCGATGTGATTCCTGGGGTTCAGCCTCCGAAGTAA
- the cobS gene encoding adenosylcobinamide-GDP ribazoletransferase — protein sequence MRDLLPFLTRIPVEGDFEKAREELWAFPLVALVSSALPTLVLYLRLPLSNVLALLALYFTIGLLHLDGLADWADGIMVTGDRERKIKAMKDLNTGIAGLFAVVMVLLLQVYSLRLVPFYALFLAELNSKLAMLLALATKKPLGRGLGAYFMEGMTGKGLLGGLIFYAILLVPLIVYDPNVLVSLLGLTFGGYAIKVALDNFGGINGDCLGAIAEITRAGTLAVMAFAWAYFGG from the coding sequence ATGAGGGACCTCCTGCCGTTCTTGACAAGGATTCCAGTGGAAGGAGACTTCGAGAAAGCCCGCGAGGAGCTCTGGGCCTTTCCACTCGTTGCTTTGGTGAGTTCAGCGCTTCCAACGCTCGTCCTCTACTTAAGGCTTCCCCTCTCGAACGTCCTTGCCCTTCTCGCGCTCTACTTCACCATTGGCCTCCTCCACCTCGACGGTTTAGCGGACTGGGCCGACGGGATAATGGTCACAGGAGACAGGGAGAGGAAGATAAAGGCGATGAAAGATTTAAACACCGGTATAGCCGGCCTCTTCGCCGTCGTGATGGTTCTCCTCCTTCAGGTTTACTCCCTTCGGCTCGTTCCCTTCTACGCGCTCTTTTTAGCCGAGCTGAACTCAAAGCTCGCCATGCTCCTCGCGCTGGCAACAAAGAAGCCCCTCGGTCGGGGCCTTGGGGCGTACTTCATGGAGGGGATGACTGGGAAAGGGCTCCTCGGCGGGCTCATTTTCTACGCCATCCTCCTCGTCCCCCTAATCGTCTATGATCCTAATGTCCTGGTCTCGCTCCTCGGTCTGACCTTCGGGGGCTACGCCATCAAAGTTGCCCTCGACAACTTCGGCGGGATAAACGGCGATTGCCTTGGTGCGATAGCGGAGATAACGAGGGCCGGGACGTTGGCAGTTATGGCGTTTGCTTGGGCTTACTTCGGAGGCTGA
- a CDS encoding PAB0415 family putative ATP pyrophosphatase has protein sequence MPHEKGVAFFSGGKDGLYAVHLAERKGIKVPYLLTLKTTIGLSPHWENLGALETLAEAMGKELLTFDMGKGGEALAEFIGSLGTDYLIAGDVLLEDHLRWVERLAREAGVTPFEPLWGRDTGELAVEMLEAGFEYAIIAVKGEKLSNEWLGYTFRSVEDLERFLDSNPDVDPIGEMGEFHTVVLKCPLFEGSFKMEPQGVGESETYWWLKFRLVRE, from the coding sequence ATGCCTCACGAAAAGGGGGTTGCATTCTTTTCCGGTGGAAAGGATGGGCTTTACGCAGTCCATTTAGCGGAGAGAAAGGGGATTAAAGTCCCCTATCTGCTCACGCTGAAAACCACGATAGGCCTCTCACCCCACTGGGAAAATCTCGGAGCCTTAGAAACACTCGCCGAAGCAATGGGGAAGGAACTGCTCACCTTCGACATGGGGAAAGGAGGAGAAGCTTTGGCGGAGTTCATAGGCTCTCTGGGCACGGATTACCTCATAGCGGGGGACGTTCTGCTTGAGGATCACCTGAGGTGGGTTGAGCGTCTCGCCCGTGAGGCCGGTGTGACTCCATTTGAACCCCTCTGGGGACGGGACACGGGGGAACTCGCCGTTGAAATGCTTGAGGCGGGCTTTGAGTACGCGATAATAGCGGTGAAGGGGGAGAAGCTCTCCAATGAGTGGCTCGGCTACACCTTCCGCTCGGTTGAGGATTTGGAGCGCTTCCTTGATTCAAACCCTGACGTTGACCCGATCGGGGAGATGGGGGAGTTCCACACGGTGGTTCTAAAGTGCCCGCTGTTTGAGGGGAGTTTCAAGATGGAACCGCAGGGTGTTGGAGAGAGCGAGACCTACTGGTGGTTGAAGTTCAGGCTGGTGAGAGAATGA